One stretch of Euphorbia lathyris chromosome 7, ddEupLath1.1, whole genome shotgun sequence DNA includes these proteins:
- the LOC136234866 gene encoding extensin-3-like translates to MKSLVATILLVIVSFCQTTADSPYYPSLPLPPFQYELPPPPPKKLCMDNCPPSPEKPNDDNYPPPPKKPDDDKYPPPPKNPYDDKYPPPPKKPYDDKYPPPPKKPDDDKYPPPPKKSYDDKYPPAPKKPDDDKYPPAPKKPDDDKYPPAPKKPYDDKYPPAPKKPDDDKYPPPPKKPYDDKYPPKKPCDDKYPPKKPYDDKYPPKKPCDDKYPPTKPCNDKYPPPPKKPYDDKYPPNKPCDDKYPPKKPYDDKYPPTKPCDDKYPPPPKKPYDDKYPPPPKKPYDDKYPPPPKKPCDDKYPPKKPCDDKYPPKKPYDDKYPPPPKKPCDDKYPPKKPCDDKYPPKKPYDDKSPPPPKKLCDDKYPPKKQCDDKYPPKKSYDDKYPPQKKPCDDKYPPKKQCDDKYPPKKPYDDKYPPKKPYDDKYPPAPKKPYEDKSPPPSKEPYNDNYPPTPNKPSSN, encoded by the coding sequence ATGAAGTCTCTAGTTGCCACCATTTTGTTGGTGATAGTTTCTTTTTGTCAAACAACTGCAGATTCTCCTTACTATCCTTCTCTACCACTTCCTCCCTTCCAATACGAATTGCCTCCCCCTCCACCCAAGAAGCTATGCATGGATAATTGTCCTCCATCACCGGAGAAACCCAACGATGACAATTATCCTCCACCGCCAAAGAAGCCCGACGATGACAAGTATCCTCCACCGCCAAAGAACCCATACGATGACAAGTATCCTCCACCGCCAAAGAAGCCATACGATGACAAGTATCCCCCACCGCCAAAGAAGCCCGACGATGACAAGTATCCTCCACCGCCAAAGAAGTCATACGATGACAAGTATCCTCCAGCGCCAAAGAAGCCCGATGATGACAAGTATCCTCCAGCGCCAAAGAAGCCTGACGATGACAAGTATCCTCCAGCACCAAAAAAGCCCTACGATGACAAGTATCCTCCAGCGCCAAAGAAGCCCGATGATGACAAGTATCCTCCACCACCAAAGAAGCCCTATGATGACAAGTATCCACCAAAAAAGCCATGCGATGACAAGTATCCACCAAAGAAGCCCTACGATGACAAGTATCCACCAAAGAAGCCATGCGATGACAAGTATCCACCAACGAAGCCATGCAATGACAAGTATCCTCCACCACCAAAGAAGCCTTATGATGACAAGTATCCACCAAATAAGCCATGTGATGACAAATATCCACCAAAGAAGCCTTACGATGACAAGTATCCCCCAACGAAGCCATGCGATGACAAGTATCCTCCACCACCAAAGAAGCCTTATGATGACAAGTATCCTCCACCACCAAAGAAGCCTTATGATGACAAGTATCCTCCACCACCAAAGAAGCCATGTGATGACAAGTATCCACCAAAGAAGCCATGCGATGACAAGTATCCACCAAAGAAGCCCTACGATGACAAGTATCCTCCACCACCAAAGAAGCCATGTGATGATAAGTATCCACCAAAGAAGCCATGCGATGACAAGTATCCACCAAAGAAGCCCTACGATGACAAGTCTCCACCACCACCAAAAAAGCTCTGCGATGACAAGTATCCGCCAAAGAAGCAATGCGATGACAAGTATCCACCAAAGAAGTCTTACGATGACAAGTATCCACCGCAAAAGAAGCCATGCGATGACAAGTATCCACCAAAGAAGCAATGTGATGACAAGTATCCACCAAAGAAGCCTTACGATGACAAGTATCCACCAAAGAAGCCCTACGATGACAAGTATCCTCCAGCACCAAAGAAGCCCTACGAAGACAAGTCTCCTCCACCATCAAAGGAACCCTACAATGACAATTATCCTCCAACACCAAATAAGCCATCATCCAACTAA